One Candidatus Hydrogenedentota bacterium genomic window carries:
- a CDS encoding HDOD domain-containing protein: MLICPYCNAEFVEEAKGGTAHRLVVCRTCLNPLVAEGLLDETAAPIAGWEDIRNFAQPDSMTGAILAEMPRAIESLPVLPEFSQRILTLVRDINVSLSDLSAVVSEDQTLTIKLLRLANSVTFGGLQPVTDIKAACARLGLKTISNAVQAVANGKLYITGNALFRDRMRTLWRHALATAYCASELAHILALPRSESLFVAGLVHDVGKLVILEVVSNRYKGPLAGLRDNPKLLLEVESRLAPFIGLHVTAKWKLPPEFAFTTFFHKSPASTPSKDLLPMVHTVALAELIAEVSGFGTREPAVSVSAHPSAHALGLNDIKLAALRVDIEEKLAPMLEISSAAES; this comes from the coding sequence ATGCTTATCTGTCCCTACTGCAATGCCGAATTCGTCGAAGAAGCAAAGGGCGGCACTGCCCATCGGCTGGTGGTCTGCCGTACCTGCCTGAATCCCCTTGTGGCGGAAGGCCTATTGGACGAGACTGCGGCTCCGATCGCGGGATGGGAAGACATCCGCAATTTCGCCCAGCCAGATTCCATGACGGGAGCCATCCTCGCCGAGATGCCCAGGGCTATCGAGAGTCTTCCGGTTCTCCCCGAGTTCTCCCAGCGAATTCTGACTTTGGTTCGCGACATCAATGTATCGCTGTCCGATTTGTCCGCTGTTGTTAGTGAAGATCAGACCCTGACTATCAAGCTCTTGCGGCTTGCCAATAGCGTCACCTTCGGCGGCTTGCAGCCGGTCACGGACATCAAGGCCGCGTGCGCGCGTCTGGGGCTTAAGACCATCTCGAACGCGGTACAGGCTGTAGCCAACGGGAAACTCTACATAACGGGCAATGCGCTCTTCCGCGATCGCATGCGCACACTCTGGCGGCACGCTCTGGCCACCGCGTATTGCGCGTCGGAGTTGGCACACATTCTTGCCTTGCCCCGGTCCGAATCGCTGTTTGTGGCAGGACTCGTTCACGATGTCGGAAAGCTTGTAATACTTGAAGTGGTCAGCAATCGCTACAAGGGGCCTTTGGCCGGTTTGCGCGACAACCCCAAGCTCCTGCTCGAGGTCGAATCGCGCTTGGCGCCCTTCATCGGGCTGCACGTCACGGCCAAATGGAAACTGCCGCCGGAATTCGCGTTCACGACCTTCTTCCACAAATCCCCGGCTTCGACGCCATCGAAGGATCTCCTTCCGATGGTCCACACGGTTGCATTGGCAGAGCTCATCGCCGAAGTCTCCGGATTTGGCACACGAGAGCCCGCAGTTTCCGTGAGTGCGCACCCCTCGGCCCATGCGCTGGGACTGAACGACATCAAGCTCGCGGCCTTGCGCGTCGACATCGAAGAGAAGCTCGCGCCTATGCTGGAGATTAGCTCCGCTGCCGAGTCTTAG
- the tadA gene encoding Flp pilus assembly complex ATPase component TadA: MGVPKESHHRPSLLGEALLREGVLNEQQLERALRVQSLLEQPRQLGDILIELGYASKRNISDAIKKHGSGMRLGEMLVEQGLVSKTDLDTALVTQQERGIRLGAALIATGAINERTLLRNLATQAGVPYIEPEFAIIETGLLRGVSPDYLQRNQILPFSRSDSGITTVVVTDLQDTAALSAVQELYKESFSLALGPADAIRQAIEDFRQFRTDKDKGRGQSIEVAEDSVTKLVDHIVSQAIQDRASDIHIEPMSDRIRLRYRIDGVLVYKTDLPRDLLPKIVSRIKILAECNITEHQRHEGGRFLFEVGGREYDLRLSVYVTVHGECVVLRLLSKQSGLVSLDELGMNPRMMERFRDDVLDVPTGVVLITGPTGSGKTTTLYSSLEYSNKTDVKIITAEDPVEYMIDGLVQCSIFDKVGRTFESTLREIVRQDPDIIVLGEIRDRISAETAIQAALTGHKVYSTFHTEDTIGGLLRLIDMDIETFLISSTVISVLAQRLLRRICSHCTAPYVPQVRELDRLGLRVEDVREFEFARGMGCKHCNYTGYHGRIAVYELLILNEDVRAAILAKRPAFEIRKISTDTTGLISMREDAVAKVIRGFTTFEEALRQTPRVFEMRPLRNILAMTH, translated from the coding sequence ATGGGGGTTCCGAAAGAGTCACACCATCGGCCGTCTCTCTTGGGAGAGGCCCTGCTGCGCGAAGGTGTGCTCAATGAGCAGCAACTGGAACGCGCATTGCGCGTTCAAAGCCTACTGGAACAACCCCGCCAGCTCGGCGATATTCTCATCGAACTGGGATACGCCAGCAAGCGCAACATCTCCGATGCCATCAAGAAACACGGCAGCGGCATGCGCCTCGGTGAGATGCTGGTCGAACAGGGCCTGGTTAGCAAAACAGACCTCGACACGGCTCTCGTTACACAGCAAGAACGGGGAATCAGACTCGGAGCCGCTCTCATTGCCACCGGCGCAATCAACGAACGCACTCTTCTCCGAAACCTCGCAACGCAAGCCGGCGTACCCTATATCGAGCCGGAATTCGCCATCATCGAAACGGGACTGCTCCGTGGTGTCTCTCCAGACTACCTGCAACGCAATCAAATCCTCCCCTTTTCCAGAAGCGATTCGGGAATAACCACAGTCGTCGTCACGGATCTGCAAGACACCGCCGCGCTCTCCGCGGTACAAGAGCTGTATAAGGAAAGTTTCTCGCTGGCCCTGGGACCCGCCGACGCGATACGGCAAGCCATCGAGGACTTCAGGCAGTTCCGCACGGACAAGGACAAAGGCCGCGGACAATCGATTGAGGTCGCCGAAGATTCCGTAACAAAACTCGTCGATCACATTGTCAGCCAAGCCATTCAGGATCGAGCCAGCGATATCCACATCGAGCCGATGTCCGACCGCATCCGGTTGCGCTATCGCATCGATGGGGTGCTTGTGTACAAGACGGATCTTCCGCGCGACCTACTGCCCAAGATTGTGTCGCGCATCAAGATTCTTGCGGAATGCAACATTACAGAACACCAGCGTCACGAGGGGGGACGATTTCTATTTGAGGTTGGCGGACGCGAATACGATCTACGGCTTTCCGTCTACGTTACCGTACACGGCGAGTGCGTGGTACTGCGGCTGCTTAGCAAGCAGTCCGGCTTGGTAAGCCTGGATGAGTTGGGCATGAATCCGAGAATGATGGAGCGCTTCAGGGACGATGTCCTCGACGTGCCCACCGGCGTCGTGCTCATCACTGGCCCCACGGGTTCGGGTAAGACAACCACGCTCTACAGCAGCCTCGAATACAGCAACAAGACCGACGTAAAGATCATTACCGCCGAAGATCCGGTTGAATACATGATCGATGGTCTTGTTCAGTGCTCTATATTCGACAAAGTCGGCAGGACCTTTGAGAGCACCTTGCGTGAAATCGTCCGCCAAGATCCCGACATCATCGTGCTGGGCGAAATCCGCGACCGTATAAGCGCCGAAACGGCCATCCAAGCGGCCCTCACCGGACACAAGGTCTATTCGACTTTTCATACGGAAGATACCATCGGCGGCCTTCTGCGACTGATTGACATGGATATCGAGACCTTTCTCATTTCGTCTACGGTCATCTCCGTGTTGGCTCAGCGTCTGCTCCGGCGCATTTGCTCCCACTGCACGGCGCCCTACGTTCCGCAAGTCCGCGAATTGGACCGATTGGGATTACGCGTCGAAGATGTGCGCGAGTTCGAGTTTGCGCGCGGCATGGGATGCAAGCACTGCAATTACACGGGATACCACGGACGGATAGCCGTTTACGAGTTGTTGATCCTCAATGAGGATGTGCGCGCGGCAATTTTGGCTAAACGCCCTGCGTTCGAAATCCGCAAGATCAGTACGGACACCACGGGGCTCATCAGTATGCGTGAAGACGCAGTAGCGAAAGTCATCCGCGGATTTACCACATTTGAAGAAGCGCTGCGTCAGACGCCTCGCGTGTTCGAGATGCGGCCTTTACGCAATATTCTTGCCATGACCCACTGA
- a CDS encoding Gfo/Idh/MocA family oxidoreductase — protein MTESGQTLSRRSFIQSTAAAGAASILLGQMSSAQTDPKPPLDRVRVGIVGVGNRGTGLLNTLLQIPYVDVLAIGDLVPDRAVNAQSLVEKARGNRPDTYTNGERDYERLVARDDLDAVVCATYWEWHTPVSVAAMRAGKYAATEVPAALTLDECRELVRVSEETGLPCMMLENVCYFREALTLLRMVRENAFGDLLHAEAGYQHDCRFLMFTDSGELTWRGKHAEALNGNLYPTHPIGPIAQWFNINRGDRFTRLTSRSTKSRGMNNYAAKKFGPDHPLAKKTYALGDINTTLLETANGLTVVLYFDLCTPRPYDLILRLDGTKGIHFGSSRQIYLEGVSPQADAYEPFEPYMEKYAHPLWTDLEAEASKNGGHGGSDYITVYEFVKAVKNRTAPPQDVYDAATWSAIVPLSIQSVVESNTVDFPDFTSGQWSSRSPVPIYGA, from the coding sequence ATGACCGAGTCCGGGCAAACCCTATCACGGCGTTCGTTTATTCAATCCACGGCAGCGGCGGGAGCCGCATCCATCCTCCTTGGCCAAATGTCTTCCGCGCAGACCGATCCGAAACCTCCCCTTGATCGTGTTCGCGTAGGCATCGTAGGAGTTGGAAATCGAGGTACGGGATTGCTTAACACACTCTTGCAGATCCCGTATGTGGACGTTCTAGCGATCGGCGACTTGGTTCCAGACCGCGCCGTAAATGCTCAATCGCTGGTTGAAAAGGCGCGCGGCAATCGTCCGGACACGTACACCAACGGTGAACGTGACTACGAGCGTCTCGTAGCCCGCGACGACCTCGACGCCGTCGTCTGCGCCACCTATTGGGAATGGCACACCCCGGTTTCGGTCGCCGCCATGCGTGCAGGCAAATACGCCGCCACCGAAGTACCCGCCGCGTTGACGCTCGATGAGTGCCGCGAATTGGTCCGCGTTTCGGAGGAAACCGGCCTGCCGTGCATGATGTTGGAGAATGTCTGTTACTTTCGCGAAGCCCTGACCTTACTGCGGATGGTCCGCGAGAATGCCTTTGGCGATCTGCTGCATGCCGAAGCGGGATATCAACACGACTGCCGGTTCCTCATGTTCACCGACTCGGGCGAACTCACGTGGCGCGGCAAACACGCCGAGGCTTTGAATGGCAATCTGTACCCTACCCACCCCATAGGGCCCATCGCTCAATGGTTCAACATCAACCGCGGCGACCGGTTCACGCGCCTCACGAGTCGCAGCACCAAATCGCGGGGCATGAACAACTATGCCGCAAAGAAGTTCGGTCCCGATCATCCGTTAGCGAAGAAGACGTACGCTCTGGGAGATATCAACACGACACTTCTCGAAACGGCGAACGGCCTAACCGTGGTGCTCTACTTCGACCTGTGCACGCCGCGTCCCTACGATCTCATCCTTCGCCTCGACGGAACCAAGGGAATCCACTTTGGTTCTTCCAGACAAATTTACCTGGAAGGAGTGTCTCCACAAGCCGACGCCTATGAACCCTTCGAGCCATACATGGAGAAATACGCACACCCGCTCTGGACGGACCTGGAGGCGGAAGCCTCGAAAAACGGGGGCCACGGCGGGTCCGATTACATCACAGTCTACGAGTTCGTCAAAGCGGTGAAGAATCGAACGGCACCTCCGCAGGATGTCTATGACGCGGCGACATGGAGCGCGATCGTCCCCCTTTCGATCCAATCGGTCGTGGAGTCCAATACGGTCGACTTTCCGGATTTCACATCGGGCCAATGGTCCTCGCGATCCCCGGTTCCCATTTACGGAGCGTGA
- a CDS encoding alpha-galactosidase: MRSYLSIVLVALGTVYLYGTQAFAQSDLSISSGSLRVKAGSTSGALTLSSPEWNAFHADNMLPQLVVDGAALTPTVAVVHREGKSLRIQYIFADRAVVTMIIEPSALPGLRIQSALRNVSAKDAVLNHVILLQTDSACLGADPAAVRVLEQSNYSGRVVPLTEAPAKEKKQSTEPGGAPETPPRTSTFAWLAYDRNEKRAFFAGFESSERWVGTVQSRVNPNTVTLTAEFDGGNLMMKAGEEIRLETMLLATGQDPWHMLESYADAVRARFNPQFPATPPVSWCSWYPYRLGVTEDRAIETARIAAKRLKPLGLSVIELDLGWEKEQLPSTFEENEQFPHGLKWLSERLAEYGFDLGVWKAPYSISEFDPLAREHPEWLVAGEDGKPLPNGQWFWEPHGNVYILDLTHPGAQEWLRSKAASLHERGVKYLKSDFIGCVSGGAAKRRYDPRIVGGGGVEAARIGARIIREAMPDALLLNCGGPEMPGTGYWPLLYTCSDTGNSGFITAGFQRDNYQTVACHLFKNFRWGVLQPSCLCVGLPGTVEDARLRATIAFMAGGQVDIGDTLTTLPEDRWHILTSTLPTLGVAAKPVDLFEPVYRAPAHYDPNKAQSDEILAEHTPGSVWHTHVKTDWDEWDLVAVFSYDTVVPGQDPEMSRFVIPLERLGLAPGVKRWGYEFWSGMALGEVPSRRTNPRGYQHPGDYQDLMTGNDPSRLDIAFYGPGVKLLCLRTAREHPWVVGTSFHQSCGAELKRVAWDAQRSTLSGEVARPSGEQGYLVIDTGGKEPRLAEVNGKAVAMTASSKGAWLLPITVGEETCTWRVAL, translated from the coding sequence ATGCGCTCGTATCTTTCAATCGTCTTGGTCGCGCTTGGCACAGTCTATTTGTACGGGACTCAGGCTTTCGCACAAAGCGATCTGTCCATTTCGTCGGGCTCATTGCGAGTCAAGGCGGGCTCCACGAGCGGCGCACTCACGCTCTCGTCTCCCGAGTGGAACGCGTTCCACGCGGACAACATGCTGCCGCAACTCGTCGTAGACGGCGCGGCACTGACGCCCACGGTGGCCGTTGTCCACCGCGAGGGGAAATCCCTTCGGATCCAATACATCTTTGCCGATCGCGCGGTCGTGACGATGATTATTGAGCCTAGTGCCTTACCCGGTCTGCGTATTCAATCTGCGTTGCGCAATGTTTCTGCAAAAGACGCCGTCCTGAATCATGTCATTTTGCTTCAGACCGATTCGGCGTGTCTCGGCGCAGATCCTGCTGCCGTACGCGTTCTCGAACAATCAAATTACTCAGGCCGCGTCGTGCCTCTCACGGAAGCGCCGGCCAAGGAGAAGAAACAAAGCACGGAACCTGGCGGCGCGCCCGAGACGCCGCCGCGCACATCTACGTTTGCTTGGCTCGCGTACGACCGAAACGAGAAGCGCGCTTTCTTCGCGGGTTTCGAATCATCGGAGCGCTGGGTGGGCACGGTGCAATCGCGCGTAAATCCGAACACAGTCACACTGACGGCGGAATTCGACGGCGGCAATCTGATGATGAAAGCGGGTGAAGAAATCCGGTTGGAGACCATGCTACTCGCGACGGGCCAAGACCCTTGGCACATGCTTGAGTCCTACGCCGACGCGGTACGCGCTCGATTCAACCCGCAATTCCCCGCGACTCCACCGGTCTCGTGGTGCAGTTGGTATCCGTATCGCCTGGGCGTTACCGAGGATCGTGCCATCGAGACTGCGCGCATTGCCGCGAAGCGCCTGAAACCGCTGGGGCTGAGCGTGATCGAGCTTGACCTCGGCTGGGAGAAGGAGCAGTTGCCCAGCACCTTTGAGGAGAACGAGCAGTTTCCCCACGGGCTGAAGTGGCTTTCCGAGCGGCTCGCCGAATACGGGTTCGATCTCGGCGTCTGGAAAGCGCCGTACAGCATCAGCGAGTTTGACCCGCTTGCGCGCGAGCACCCGGAGTGGCTGGTCGCCGGCGAAGATGGCAAACCCTTGCCCAACGGACAGTGGTTCTGGGAACCGCATGGAAACGTGTACATCCTTGACCTTACCCATCCTGGAGCGCAGGAATGGCTTCGAAGTAAGGCAGCCAGTCTGCACGAGCGCGGCGTGAAATACCTGAAATCCGACTTCATCGGCTGCGTTTCCGGCGGTGCGGCCAAGCGCCGTTACGACCCCCGCATTGTTGGAGGGGGCGGGGTGGAAGCCGCGCGCATTGGAGCGCGCATCATCCGCGAAGCCATGCCCGACGCCTTGCTGCTGAATTGCGGCGGTCCTGAAATGCCAGGGACCGGTTATTGGCCGTTGCTCTACACATGCAGCGACACCGGCAATAGCGGATTCATCACCGCGGGTTTCCAACGCGACAACTACCAAACTGTCGCCTGCCATCTCTTTAAGAACTTCCGATGGGGTGTATTGCAGCCATCGTGCCTCTGTGTCGGCCTTCCCGGAACCGTGGAGGACGCGCGGCTGCGAGCCACGATCGCATTCATGGCCGGCGGACAGGTCGATATCGGCGACACGCTCACGACGTTACCCGAAGATCGCTGGCACATCCTTACGTCCACGCTGCCCACCCTCGGTGTCGCGGCTAAACCGGTGGACCTCTTTGAGCCGGTGTATCGCGCGCCCGCTCACTATGATCCCAACAAAGCCCAGTCGGATGAAATCCTCGCCGAGCATACTCCCGGTTCCGTGTGGCACACGCATGTCAAGACGGACTGGGACGAATGGGACCTCGTCGCTGTGTTCTCCTACGACACGGTAGTTCCGGGTCAGGACCCCGAGATGAGCCGTTTCGTTATCCCTCTTGAAAGGTTGGGCTTGGCTCCCGGCGTGAAACGGTGGGGCTACGAGTTCTGGTCGGGAATGGCGCTTGGCGAAGTCCCGTCGCGGCGCACCAACCCGCGCGGCTACCAACACCCCGGCGATTATCAGGACTTGATGACCGGAAACGACCCGAGCCGTCTCGACATCGCCTTCTACGGCCCCGGTGTGAAATTGCTCTGTTTACGGACTGCGCGCGAACATCCTTGGGTTGTTGGAACCAGCTTTCACCAAAGTTGCGGTGCAGAACTGAAACGCGTCGCTTGGGACGCGCAGCGTTCAACCTTATCCGGCGAGGTCGCTCGTCCGTCGGGAGAGCAAGGCTACCTTGTGATCGACACCGGCGGAAAGGAACCCCGTCTGGCGGAGGTCAACGGCAAAGCGGTGGCCATGACGGCTTCATCCAAGGGCGCCTGGCTACTGCCCATAACGGTGGGCGAAGAGACGTGCACGTGGCGAGTGGCCTTGTAG
- a CDS encoding sodium:solute symporter → MQLLDWLMIAGYFGLLFGLAWWVIRKSKNTTDDYFLAGRNLGWFVVGASIFASNIGSEHLVGLAGAGATDGVALAHYELHAWCLLVLGWVFVPFYTRSQVFTMPEFLERRFNATSRWILSLISLVAYVLTKMAVGIFAGGVVFAVLIPEMRLGPLDSFWIGSILVIVLTGLYTILGGMRTVAYTEALQTVILIIGSALVTVFGIRALGGWNELRQIAGSEMFNLWKPLVPAGIEGTWAPVKEAGRMAWYFNDNYPWLSMLFCAPITGLWYWCTDQYIVQRTLGAPSEREARRGTICAAYLKLLPVFIFIIPGMIAFALAASGKDAGMREALFQGDQLNRDAAQQAFPMLVREVLPVGIRGIVVAGLLAALMSSLAGAFNASATLFTMDFYSRMHKGVSEKQLVWIGRMATVVMVIIGLLWIPVIRGGRGLYDYLQGVQGYLAPPIFVVFFLGLFHKRLNGPGCVATLIVGFLLGLFRLAVDTPVKLKMAGFEGGYPEGSFLWIVNNMFFQYYSLVIFLVCCVVMVVVSYMTAPPAYERLAGLTYATVTDEHRAESRRSWDWRDLIATIGVLCAILAAYVYFSG, encoded by the coding sequence ATGCAACTGCTCGATTGGCTGATGATTGCAGGCTACTTCGGATTGCTCTTTGGATTGGCTTGGTGGGTAATTCGCAAGAGCAAGAACACGACGGACGACTACTTCCTCGCGGGGAGAAACCTCGGCTGGTTTGTAGTCGGAGCCTCGATCTTCGCGTCGAACATCGGCTCTGAGCACCTCGTGGGGCTTGCCGGGGCCGGAGCCACCGACGGCGTTGCGCTGGCCCACTATGAACTTCACGCGTGGTGTCTGTTGGTTCTTGGTTGGGTGTTTGTGCCGTTCTACACACGCTCGCAAGTCTTCACGATGCCCGAGTTTCTCGAACGCCGATTCAATGCCACCAGTCGCTGGATTCTTTCACTCATATCTCTCGTTGCTTACGTGCTCACGAAAATGGCCGTCGGTATCTTCGCGGGCGGAGTAGTTTTCGCCGTCCTCATCCCTGAGATGCGCCTTGGACCGCTGGACAGTTTCTGGATTGGCTCAATTCTCGTCATCGTGCTGACCGGCCTGTATACAATCTTAGGTGGCATGCGCACAGTCGCGTACACGGAAGCCTTGCAGACGGTCATCCTCATTATAGGTTCTGCGCTGGTAACGGTGTTCGGAATTAGAGCCCTTGGCGGTTGGAATGAACTGCGCCAGATCGCAGGATCGGAGATGTTCAACCTGTGGAAGCCGCTCGTGCCCGCGGGCATTGAAGGGACGTGGGCTCCCGTTAAGGAAGCCGGGCGCATGGCCTGGTACTTCAACGACAACTACCCGTGGCTCAGCATGCTATTCTGCGCACCGATTACCGGCCTCTGGTATTGGTGTACGGACCAGTACATTGTGCAGCGCACCCTTGGCGCGCCAAGTGAACGCGAAGCCCGGCGCGGCACGATCTGCGCCGCATATCTGAAGTTGCTTCCCGTCTTCATCTTCATTATCCCCGGTATGATTGCCTTTGCTCTCGCTGCCAGCGGCAAGGATGCCGGAATGCGGGAGGCGCTCTTCCAGGGAGACCAACTCAACCGCGACGCCGCGCAACAAGCGTTCCCGATGCTCGTCCGAGAGGTATTGCCCGTCGGCATTCGCGGTATCGTCGTGGCGGGTTTGCTTGCAGCGCTTATGAGTTCGCTCGCAGGCGCATTCAACGCCTCGGCAACGCTGTTTACCATGGACTTCTACTCTCGCATGCACAAGGGAGTTTCGGAAAAGCAACTCGTTTGGATTGGCCGAATGGCCACCGTGGTCATGGTAATCATCGGGCTGCTATGGATCCCCGTTATTCGCGGTGGCCGCGGCCTCTACGATTACCTCCAAGGCGTCCAGGGATACCTCGCGCCGCCGATCTTCGTCGTGTTCTTCCTCGGCCTTTTCCACAAACGATTGAATGGCCCCGGATGTGTCGCGACGCTCATTGTGGGCTTCCTGCTCGGGCTGTTCCGCCTAGCCGTGGATACGCCCGTAAAGCTCAAGATGGCCGGTTTCGAGGGAGGATATCCCGAAGGGTCTTTCCTCTGGATCGTGAACAACATGTTCTTCCAATACTACAGTCTCGTGATCTTCCTCGTCTGTTGCGTGGTCATGGTTGTCGTCAGTTACATGACCGCGCCACCGGCATATGAACGCCTCGCGGGCCTCACGTACGCGACTGTTACCGACGAGCACCGCGCTGAGTCTCGCCGCAGTTGGGACTGGCGCGATCTCATCGCCACCATCGGTGTGCTTTGCGCCATACTCGCCGCTTACGTGTATTTCAGCGGATAG
- a CDS encoding DinB family protein, which translates to MIHTATIESLRKSRDAVLNYFDVAEVDLAKSYAPGKWTARQILLHLADVEFVYLWRLCRASAEPGSDVEGFDQDKWVAALQYDTRSLGVGECLFSAARDRVIELLASTDEAGLVREVVHSEAGSMTLAKVAHVLDFHTWHHIEQIEAAIKGEVWTPKK; encoded by the coding sequence ATGATTCACACCGCGACTATTGAGTCCCTCCGCAAATCGCGCGACGCCGTCTTGAATTACTTCGACGTGGCCGAAGTGGACCTTGCAAAGTCCTACGCACCCGGAAAATGGACCGCGCGCCAAATTCTGCTTCACCTTGCTGACGTTGAATTTGTCTATTTGTGGCGGCTGTGCCGCGCGTCCGCCGAACCGGGTAGCGACGTGGAAGGCTTCGATCAGGACAAATGGGTGGCCGCTCTGCAATACGATACCCGTTCGTTGGGAGTCGGCGAGTGCCTGTTCTCGGCGGCGCGCGATCGCGTGATCGAGCTGCTGGCGTCAACCGACGAGGCAGGCCTTGTTCGGGAGGTTGTCCATTCTGAGGCGGGGTCCATGACGTTGGCCAAGGTGGCGCACGTCCTCGATTTCCACACATGGCATCACATCGAGCAGATTGAGGCTGCCATCAAAGGCGAAGTCTGGACTCCAAAGAAGTGA
- the nadE gene encoding NAD(+) synthase, with the protein MRLIRIGVAAVSVKVGDFSGNAERLRAVIEESKRRGIHLLVTPELCISGYSLEDRIWWPDITRRSWQTLQELAEACTGISVFLGLPVRIDSFMYNAAALIHDGRALGLIFKKYLPTYSIFYEGRNWTAWTQGVTEVNGVPAGDLVFKLPFGKVSAEICEDLWSTNSPAYARVRAGAEIICNPSASPFTPLKNEQRRRLVLGAANNLACVYAYSNILGCDNSRLVFDGGGFVATPEGVVAEGEVLSTRYWTLSSAIVDLDDIARVRSENTTWRQEASRRDENSTVRTVEAPRSEFRPAPMGEYVAQMPSSFFLPETPRVVNSAERFLDELFDALVLGLRDYFEKVGAFERFLVALSGGRDSALCLLIAVHAAKAMKEGREAKRYAERVSTVYLPNKAFSSQGTEDAARAVAAELGVPFRVVSIGEEAEIALAKAAELMDGAEHVTPLAKQNLQARVRGNMMLNWANSAKALLLVTSNLSEAAVGYTTTGGDNQGGYSPIANVPKTLVSTLIEHIAKRDNLVSLQKVLAIPPSAELAPDQRDEADLMPYVVLDDLLYLFARRRMSLSDCWRVLAHRRIEHDTEQLRAWTAAFGRLFAYNQWKREQLPVTLKVLDLDLDPKTGFRFPVTQSIQDELDELAKAEM; encoded by the coding sequence GTGCGACTCATACGAATTGGCGTAGCGGCGGTGTCGGTGAAAGTCGGCGATTTTTCCGGCAATGCCGAACGGCTGCGCGCAGTCATCGAGGAGTCCAAGCGGCGGGGCATTCACCTGCTTGTAACGCCGGAGCTCTGCATTTCCGGCTACAGCCTGGAAGACCGAATTTGGTGGCCTGACATCACGCGCCGCAGTTGGCAAACGCTGCAGGAACTTGCGGAAGCGTGCACGGGCATCAGTGTATTCCTGGGTCTGCCCGTACGGATCGACTCCTTCATGTACAACGCTGCCGCCCTCATCCATGACGGTCGCGCGCTAGGCCTCATCTTCAAGAAGTATTTGCCGACATACAGCATCTTCTACGAGGGACGCAATTGGACGGCTTGGACTCAGGGCGTGACCGAAGTCAACGGCGTGCCCGCGGGCGACCTTGTGTTCAAACTTCCCTTCGGCAAGGTCAGTGCCGAGATTTGCGAGGACCTGTGGTCCACCAATTCGCCCGCATACGCCCGCGTGCGCGCGGGAGCGGAGATTATCTGCAACCCGAGCGCATCTCCGTTTACGCCTCTGAAAAACGAGCAGCGGCGCAGACTTGTTCTGGGAGCCGCAAACAACCTCGCATGTGTCTACGCTTATTCGAACATCCTGGGTTGCGACAACAGCCGTCTTGTGTTTGACGGCGGCGGTTTCGTCGCGACACCGGAAGGCGTGGTAGCCGAAGGCGAGGTCCTCTCCACGCGCTATTGGACGTTGTCTTCGGCAATTGTCGATCTCGACGATATCGCGCGGGTTCGTTCCGAAAACACCACGTGGCGGCAGGAGGCGTCGCGCCGCGACGAGAACTCCACCGTGCGCACGGTGGAAGCACCGCGTAGCGAGTTTCGCCCCGCACCGATGGGCGAATATGTGGCGCAGATGCCGTCCAGCTTCTTCTTGCCGGAGACGCCGCGTGTTGTCAATAGCGCCGAGCGCTTTCTGGATGAGTTGTTCGACGCCCTCGTGCTGGGCTTGCGCGACTATTTCGAGAAAGTGGGCGCGTTCGAGCGATTTCTGGTGGCGTTATCGGGAGGCCGAGACAGCGCGTTGTGTCTGCTGATTGCGGTCCATGCCGCCAAGGCAATGAAGGAAGGGCGCGAGGCAAAGCGCTATGCCGAGCGCGTCTCCACTGTCTATCTCCCCAACAAGGCATTCAGCAGCCAGGGTACGGAAGATGCCGCGCGCGCCGTAGCGGCGGAACTTGGCGTGCCGTTTCGTGTAGTATCCATCGGCGAAGAAGCCGAAATCGCGCTGGCGAAGGCGGCTGAGCTTATGGATGGCGCGGAGCACGTAACGCCTCTCGCAAAACAGAATCTGCAGGCGCGCGTACGCGGCAACATGATGCTGAATTGGGCCAACAGCGCCAAGGCGCTTCTACTTGTTACATCGAATTTGAGCGAGGCGGCTGTCGGTTACACCACTACGGGCGGCGACAATCAGGGCGGCTATTCGCCGATTGCCAATGTGCCGAAAACGTTGGTTTCTACGTTAATCGAGCATATCGCAAAACGTGACAATCTTGTCTCATTGCAGAAGGTCTTGGCGATTCCGCCCAGTGCCGAACTGGCTCCGGACCAAAGGGACGAAGCCGACCTCATGCCATACGTGGTGCTGGATGATCTGTTGTATCTGTTCGCGCGGAGGCGCATGTCGTTGAGCGATTGCTGGCGTGTGCTTGCGCATCGCCGTATCGAGCATGACACCGAACAATTACGGGCATGGACAGCAGCCTTCGGCAGACTTTTCGCATACAATCAATGGAAGCGGGAACAGCTTCCAGTGACATTAAAAGTACTCGACTTGGATCTGGATCCGAAGACCGGATTCCGGTTCCCGGTGACCCAGAGTATTCAAGACGAATTGGACGAACTCGCGAAAGCGGAAATGTAA